The Papilio machaon chromosome 25, ilPapMach1.1, whole genome shotgun sequence genome contains a region encoding:
- the LOC106711244 gene encoding laccase-4-like produces MMHRHYAVCILLVSLSVAYTKEILRFPISDDISTLTTEYSSEGTFENLEDQSITSDLEDTRKRESDSNIEDVEINDENNIKAFNRSQPFRTLESASRVLLPANYNHSINDVLYERKPENVTEITKNKKNTEENVVRSPSYKKSKIRAHVKYDEVTGELINEDHPCQRECVEGDEPMICHYHFNLEWYHTMSKACYDCPYNLTDCNRIDCIPADGMRRALNVINRKMPGPAIEVCHNDIIVVDVENDLMTESTTVHWHGQHQRGTPYMDGTPYVTQCPILPESTFRYKFTATHAGTHFWHSHSGMQRADGAAGALIIRKPRTLDPHGQLYDYDKSEHVMIVTDWIHELSVSMFVDHHHSIGDNKPPTLLINGVGRFRVFNETAEPKYMKAATFNVDKGYKYRFRVINAEFLNCPIELSVDDHNITVIASDGYELEPITATSLVTYAGERYDFVLDANQDVNNYWIRFRGLMDCDERFTKAKQVAVLHYEGAPDVEPEGDPTWEELHNEGLQLNALNKGEEENETISVAEMRSLQGYDDSLKEIADYQFYVAYDFYAKNNSHFHRSPYYGYYQVPHKDNRLYTPQLNHISMKMPASPLLLDRPSPDNFCNMSSISEDCKEGYCECSHVLSVKKNAVVEIIIVDEGVTFDANHPFHLHGHNFRVVGMRRLANDTTIEEIKAFDEAGLLKRNLKNAPLKDTVTVPDGGYTVIRFKADNPGYWLFHCHIEFHVEIGMALVFKVGEHKDMVPVPPGFPQCGNYIPDHSMEATEKPKTDSQYISINHWWPVVLMNNNSTSSSSCLDSMSALVVLSFVWLLKLVIDT; encoded by the exons ATGATGCATAGACATTACGCAGTTTGCATCTTGCTCGTGAGTCTTTCTGTTGCTT ATACGAAAGAAATCCTGAGATTTCCAATATCCGATGATATATCTACATTAACTACAGAGTACAGCAGTGAAGGTACATTCGAAAATTTGGAAGATCAATCCATAACAAGTGACTTAGAAGATACGAGAAAACGAGAAAGTGATAGTAATATAGAAGACGTGGAAATAAacgatgaaaataatataaaagctttCAATCGTAGTCAACCTTTTAGGACACTAGAGAGTGCTTCCAGAGTTTTACTTCCAGCTAATTATAATCATTCTATAAACGATGTGCTATATGAAAGGAAACCAGAAAATGTTACTGAgatcacaaaaaataaaaagaatacagAAGAGAACGTTGTTCGTTCAcctagttataaaaaatcaaaaatcagaGCTCACGTAAAATATGATGAAGTTACAGGTGAATTGATAAATGAAGATCATCCATGTCAAAGAGAATGTGTAGAAGGAGATGAACCTATGATTTGCCATTACCATTTCAATCTAGAATGGTATCACACAATGAGTAAAGCTTGTTATGACTGTCCGTACAATTTAACAGATTGTAATAGGATTGATTGTATACCAGCAGACGGTATGAGGAGAgcattaaatgttattaatagaaaaatgcCTGGTCCTGCTATAGAg GTTTGTCACAATGATATCATTGTAGTTGATGTGGAAAATGATTTGATGACTGAGAGCACAACAGTACATTGGCATGGGCAGCATCAAAGAGGAACTCCATACATGGATGGAACTCCATACGTGACGCAGTGTCCTATATTACCGGAATCAACATTCag GTATAAGTTTACAGCAACGCACGCCGGCACACATTTCTGGCACTCACATTCCGGTATGCAGAGAGCAGATGGCGCGGCTGGAGCACTGATTATTAGAAAACCCAGGACTCTGGATCCTCATGGTCAGCTTTATGACTATGATAA gTCAGAGCATGTAATGATTGTAACTGACTGGATTCACGAGTTATCAGTATCTATGTTCGTCGACCATCATCACTCTATCGGTGACAACAAGCCTCCTACTTTATTGATTAACGGCGTCGGTCGCTTTAGGGTATTTAATGAAACCGCCGAACCTAAATATATGAAAGCTGCTACTTTCAACGTTGATAAG GGCTATAAATATCGTTTCCGTGTGATTAATGCTGAATTTCTCAACTGTCCCATCGAGTTATCAGTTGACGACCACAATATAACAGTAATTGCGTCAGATGGTTATGAACTGGAGCCAATAACGG ccACATCTCTGGTAACTTATGCCGGTGAACGATATGACTTCGTTCTCGATGCCAACCAAGATGTTAATAACTATTGGATACGATTCAGAGGCCTCATGGATTGCGATGAAAG GTTTACGAAAGCTAAGCAAGTAGCAGTATTGCATTACGAAGGAGCGCCGGACGTTGAACCAGAAGGAGATCCTACATGGGAAGAATTGCACAATGAAGGACTG CAATTAAACGCACTGAACAAAGGCGAAGAGGAAAATGAAACGATAAGCGTCGCCGAAATGAGGTCGCTCCAGGGTTACGACGACAGTCTGAAAGAAATCGCCGATTATCAGTTCTATGTCGCTTATGATTTCTATGCCAAGAATAATTCGCATTTCCATAGATCGCCTTACTATGGTTATTACCAAG ttcCTCATAAGGACAATCGTTTATATACACCTCAACTCAACCACATCAGTATGAAGATGCCAGCCAGCCCACTTCTTCTCGACAGACCCTCGCCAGACAACTTCTGCAACATGTCAAGCATCAGTGAGGATTGCAAAGAAGGATATTGTGAATGTTCACACGTCTTATCAGTCAAGAAAAATGCCGTAGTTGAAATTATCATAGTCGATGAAGGTGTAACTTTTGATGCAAACCATCCTTTTCATTTACACGGACACAATTTTAGAGTAGTAGGAATGAGACGTCTAGCTAATGATACAACGATAGAAGAAATCAAAGCATTTGATGAGGCAGGgttgttaaaaagaaatttgaagAATGCTCCACTAAAGGATACTGTAACTGTACCAGATGGGGGTTACACAGTTATTAGATTCAAAGCCGACAACCCTGGATATTGGTTGTTCCATTGTCACATAGAGTTTCATGTTGAAATTGGTATGGCTTTGGTATTTAAAGTTGGTGAACATAAAGATATGGTTCCTGTACCACCTGGTTTTCCTCAATGCGGTAATTACATCCCAGATCATAGTATGGAAGCAACAGAAAAACCAAAGACAGATAGTCAATATATTTCTATCAATCATTGGTGGCCTGTCGTATTAATGAACAATAACAGTACTTCATCTTCATCTTGTTTAGATTCTATGAGTGCATTAGTAGTTCTATCTTTTGTttggttattaaaattagttattgaTACTTAG